A window of the Xenopus laevis strain J_2021 chromosome 9_10L, Xenopus_laevis_v10.1, whole genome shotgun sequence genome harbors these coding sequences:
- the LOC108704753 gene encoding signal-regulatory protein beta-1 yields MGMGEAGHLPVQFLRILGILCLLLLHQTGAGLEVNVPFKLIFSKGSDILIPCTFHVNKFPADPKLLAIEWDLYGRRILTYDNGVSTMDPRFSLKSNSATRGEASLSVSNTQVSDGGRYTCTVTYGTEWQEKEIILEIQAPPQITITNKVVSENKESVLRASITGFYPQDLDVKWLRDGEILPGVTVNKSQRDPDGTHSTTSTVTIVPTKENRNQIFSIRLQHESLTVPLQKDFQLIYGVPAPPSMVITHQLFYENQEQTLKCQVWGYYPESIAVSWLMNGSRVEASEIKRINSSALESSYRFLPTAESQGMEISCVVEHQALTQPLVETLKVQLTESDPVSLFVILSAAFIIFIVIGSAALFLYIMKKNKSYIHSLCISKRRADNEQHGASVPIKLNKTMNIISKKISCVDEKRLSNREESVMEKLRSPRTEFIGEI; encoded by the exons GTGCTGGTCTGGAGGTGAACGTTCCTTTCAAACTAATATTTTCAAAGGGATCCGACATCCTGATTCCCTGCACATTCCATGTGAATAAATTCCCAGCTGATCCCAAATTATTGGCCATAGAGTGGGATTTGTATGGAAGGAGAATACTGACGTATGACAATGGAGTGAGCACAATGGATCCTCGGTTCTCTCTCAAATCCAATTCAGCAACACGGGGAGAGGCCTCTCTGTCTGTGTCTAATACACAGGTATCTGATGGTGGGAGATACACCTGTACAGTCACTTATGGTACTGAGTGGCAAGAGAAGGAGATTATACTGGAAATTCAAG CCCCCCCACAGATCACAATCACTAATAAAGTTGTTAGTGAGAATAAGGAGAGTGTCCTGAGAGCCTCCATCACTGGCTTCTACCCCCAGGATCTTGATGTTAAATGGCTGAGAGATGGGGAGATATTACCTGGTGTTACTGTGAATAAGTCCCAGAGAGACCCAGATGGCACCCACAGTACAACCAGCACAGTGACCATTGTACCCACCAAGGAGAACAGGAACCAGATCTTCTCAATCCGGCTCCAACATGAGTCTCTCACTGTCCCTCTCCAGAAGGATTTCCAGCTGATCTATGGAG TTCCAGCCCCTCCCTCCATGGTCATAACCCATCAACTATTTTATGAGAATCAGGAGCAGACACTGAAGTGCCAAGTGTGGGGGTATTACCCAGAATCCATTGCTGTGAGTTGGTTAATGAATGGAAGTCGTGTGGAAGCCTCAGAGATAAAGAGAATTAACAGTTCTGCTCTGGAGTCTTCCTACCGGTTCCTCCCAACAGCTGAGAGTCAGGGGATGGAGATCTCTTGTGTGGTGGAACATCAGGCCCTCACCCAACCTCTTGTGGAGACACTAAAGGTGCAACTCACAG AGTCCGATCCTGTTTCCCTATTTGTAATTCTATctgctgcatttattatttttattgtgattgGCTCAGCAGCTTTATTCCTTTATATCATGAAGAAGAATAAGAGTTATATTCATTCACTGTGTATCTCAAAGAGAAGGGCAG ATAATGAACAACATGGAGCCTCAGTACCTATAAAACTTAATAAAACTATgaatattatctccaaaaaaataTCATGTGTTGATGAAAAACGACTCAGTAATAGAGAAGAGAGTGTGATGGAAAAACTACGTTCACCAAGAACAGAATTCATCGGGGAAATTTAA